The Streptococcaceae bacterium ESL0687 genome has a segment encoding these proteins:
- a CDS encoding pseudouridine synthase — MMRINKYLAHAGIASRRKAEELIKSGLVSVNGARMTDLAYQVKSGDRVEVEGVSVYNEEPVYFLLNKPRGVISSVSDEKGRKTVMDFFGGVKERIYPVGRLDWDTSGLILMTNDGEFANLMTHPKHEVEKVYVAKVKGQANKENLRPLTQGVKIDGRKTKPATYTILKTDGVKKTSVLSLAIHEGRNHQVKKMLDAVGLPVQKLSRVQYGPLDLAGVAPGEYRKLSRKEVSQLVNAAKK, encoded by the coding sequence ATAATGAGAATCAATAAATATTTAGCTCACGCTGGAATTGCCAGTCGTCGTAAGGCTGAGGAGCTAATCAAATCAGGACTTGTCTCTGTTAACGGTGCTCGGATGACAGATCTGGCCTACCAGGTTAAATCAGGAGACCGCGTTGAAGTAGAAGGAGTTTCTGTCTACAATGAAGAGCCAGTTTACTTTTTACTAAACAAGCCGCGCGGAGTTATTTCTTCAGTTAGCGACGAAAAGGGTAGAAAGACTGTTATGGACTTCTTTGGTGGTGTTAAAGAGCGGATTTATCCAGTTGGACGTCTGGACTGGGACACAAGTGGTCTTATCCTTATGACCAATGACGGTGAATTTGCAAACCTTATGACCCACCCCAAACACGAGGTAGAAAAAGTCTATGTAGCAAAAGTTAAGGGGCAGGCCAACAAGGAAAATCTGCGCCCCCTAACTCAAGGAGTTAAGATTGACGGCCGTAAGACAAAACCTGCAACCTATACCATTCTTAAAACTGATGGTGTTAAAAAGACAAGTGTTTTAAGTCTTGCCATCCACGAGGGACGTAACCACCAGGTTAAAAAAATGCTTGATGCCGTAGGTCTTCCAGTCCAAAAACTTAGCCGTGTTCAATATGGACCACTTGATCTTGCAGGAGTGGCTCCTGGTGAATACCGTAAGTTAAGCAGAAAAGAAGTTAGTCAACTTGTTAATGCAGCTAAAAAATGA
- the scpB gene encoding SMC-Scp complex subunit ScpB has translation MNKLAELEVLLFVAGEEGLSLRDLASLMGLDPQAIAQQVDKLKENYELNEKSGLTVIETAGRFRLTTKASFKDFLKQYAKTPINQSLSKAAMEVLSIIAYKGPLTRVEVDNVRGVNSQGAITTLLTFDLIKVVGKKEVIGSPNIYATTDFFLDFIGINSLEELPQVDENGLESEDVSLFNE, from the coding sequence ATGAACAAATTGGCTGAACTTGAGGTCCTGTTATTTGTAGCAGGAGAAGAAGGTTTGAGTCTTAGGGATCTAGCATCTTTAATGGGGTTAGATCCCCAAGCCATTGCCCAGCAGGTTGATAAGTTAAAGGAAAATTACGAACTCAATGAAAAAAGTGGCCTGACAGTAATTGAAACTGCAGGAAGATTTCGTCTGACTACAAAGGCTAGTTTTAAGGATTTCCTCAAGCAGTATGCAAAGACCCCTATAAATCAGTCGCTTTCAAAGGCTGCCATGGAGGTCTTATCAATCATTGCCTATAAGGGCCCTTTGACCAGGGTTGAAGTTGATAATGTTAGGGGGGTTAACTCCCAAGGTGCCATAACAACCCTGTTAACTTTTGATTTAATCAAAGTGGTTGGGAAAAAAGAAGTTATCGGAAGTCCTAATATCTATGCAACAACTGACTTCTTCCTTGATTTTATAGGAATCAACTCTCTAGAAGAGCTTCCTCAGGTAGATGAAAATGGATTAGAGTCTGAGGATGTCTCTCTCTTTAATGAATAG
- a CDS encoding segregation/condensation protein A, with amino-acid sequence MNNIKIKIKDFEGPLDLLLHLVNQYKMDIYEVPLVSVIEQYLTYVNSMKILELELASEYLVMASQLILIKSRRLLPTVAEEMEDNGLDLEQELLSQIDEYRKFKLLSEELRDLHEERSAFYSKEKTEIPSDEGVLVHDKTSIDIFLAFSKIIEQKKAEFKDENNIVLKESFSIEEKIKEVGQIIRDRGRIVFSDLFNQSTSKDEMITIFLATLELIKNQLVICSQEEAFGSIILEGVGEYNEQIG; translated from the coding sequence ATGAATAATATTAAAATCAAAATTAAGGACTTTGAGGGTCCCCTTGATTTACTTCTCCACCTAGTAAATCAATATAAAATGGATATCTATGAAGTTCCTTTGGTCTCGGTCATCGAGCAGTACTTAACTTATGTTAATTCCATGAAAATACTAGAGCTTGAGTTGGCAAGCGAGTATCTTGTGATGGCCAGCCAGTTGATTTTGATAAAATCAAGGCGCCTTCTTCCTACTGTGGCTGAAGAAATGGAAGATAACGGTCTTGATTTAGAGCAAGAACTTTTAAGTCAGATTGATGAGTACCGGAAATTTAAGCTTTTATCGGAAGAATTGAGGGATCTTCATGAGGAGAGGTCTGCCTTTTATTCCAAAGAAAAGACAGAAATTCCAAGTGATGAAGGTGTTTTGGTTCACGATAAAACAAGTATTGATATCTTTCTAGCCTTTAGTAAGATTATTGAACAGAAGAAGGCTGAATTTAAGGATGAAAATAATATTGTTCTTAAAGAGAGTTTCTCAATTGAAGAGAAAATAAAAGAGGTGGGTCAAATTATTAGGGACCGGGGAAGGATTGTCTTTTCTGATTTGTTTAATCAGTCAACCAGTAAGGATGAGATGATAACAATTTTTCTTGCGACCCTTGAGTTGATTAAAAATCAATTAGTAATTTGTAGCCAAGAAGAGGCCTTTGGATCAATTATTTTAGAGGGGGTAGGAGAATATAATGAACAAATTGGCTGA
- a CDS encoding CBS domain-containing protein, which produces MIDKKIENFLLAQSETFLKPAADVAVLVDEHNITHAKLLLSQYKYTNVPVVNKKKEYVGILGLTEIVDFENMHDFYYEKSNQTEISQIVNRDIETVQINYNFEDVLRKLTKQSFLPVLDGRDFIGIIPRQEVLKAFNAFVHDFTKHYTIGEKASKSDLKAYEQVSYQRK; this is translated from the coding sequence ATGATAGATAAAAAAATTGAAAACTTTCTCCTAGCCCAGTCGGAAACCTTTTTAAAACCTGCTGCTGATGTTGCAGTTCTTGTAGATGAGCATAATATAACCCATGCCAAACTTTTATTAAGCCAGTACAAGTATACAAATGTACCTGTCGTTAATAAAAAGAAGGAATATGTAGGAATTCTTGGTCTAACAGAAATAGTTGACTTCGAAAATATGCATGATTTTTACTATGAAAAAAGCAATCAGACTGAAATATCTCAAATTGTAAATAGGGATATTGAGACAGTTCAAATCAATTATAATTTTGAAGATGTTCTGCGGAAGTTAACCAAGCAATCTTTTCTACCTGTCTTAGACGGGAGAGATTTTATTGGGATAATTCCTAGACAAGAGGTCTTAAAGGCCTTTAATGCTTTTGTTCATGATTTTACCAAGCACTATACAATTGGAGAAAAGGCTAGTAAAAGTGACTTGAAGGCATATGAACAGGTAAGTTACCAAAGAAAATAA
- a CDS encoding metallophosphoesterase yields MIIIMSDSHGDRKIVEDIKNKYLGKASAIIHCGDSELPSDDKVWEGITVVRGNCDFDSGYKELVSLEDEGKKILVTHGHLFGVNFGLTGLENLAKQNQADMVFFGHIHRPVAQIEDKTLYLNPGSISQPRGEYPEKMYCKLELTKDAYNIQYLTRDHEPIKGLEFHLNYDR; encoded by the coding sequence ATGATTATAATTATGAGTGATTCTCATGGTGACCGGAAAATTGTTGAAGATATAAAAAATAAGTATCTGGGTAAGGCCAGTGCCATTATCCATTGCGGGGACTCAGAACTTCCAAGTGATGATAAGGTCTGGGAAGGAATTACAGTTGTTAGAGGTAATTGTGATTTTGACTCAGGTTATAAGGAACTTGTTTCCTTAGAGGATGAGGGTAAAAAAATCCTCGTGACCCATGGTCATCTTTTTGGTGTTAATTTTGGTCTAACTGGTTTGGAAAATTTAGCCAAGCAAAACCAGGCAGACATGGTCTTTTTCGGCCATATCCACCGGCCGGTAGCCCAAATTGAGGATAAAACTCTTTATTTAAATCCAGGAAGCATTAGCCAGCCGCGCGGTGAATATCCTGAAAAAATGTACTGTAAGCTTGAGTTAACAAAAGACGCCTATAATATTCAATATCTCACCCGAGATCACGAACCTATTAAAGGATTGGAGTTCCATTTGAACTATGATAGATAA